In the Panthera uncia isolate 11264 chromosome D2, Puncia_PCG_1.0, whole genome shotgun sequence genome, one interval contains:
- the ZFYVE27 gene encoding protrudin isoform X1 encodes MQTSEREGSGPEVSPSAMPEAPLESPPAPTKSPAFDLFNLVLSYKRLEIYLEPLKDAGDGVRYLLRWQTPLCSLLTCLGLNILFLTLNEGAWYSVGALMISVPALLGYLQEVCRARLPESELMRRKYHSVRQEDLQRVRLSRPEAVAEVKSFLIQLEAFLSRLCRTCEAAYRVLHWENPAASSQFYGALLGTVCMLYLLPLCWVLALLNSTLFLGNVEFFRVVSEYRACLQRRMNPKQEDGVFESLPLPDAGGKCALPDCTPAPTPTEDLTPGSVEEAEEAEPDEEFKDAIEEDDEGAPCPAEDELVLQDNGFLSKNEVLRSKVSRLTERLRKRYPTNNFGNCTGCSATFSVLKKRRSCSNCGNSFCSRCCSFKVPKSSMGATAPEAQRETVFVCASCNQTLSK; translated from the exons CCACCTGCCCCTACCAAGTCCCCGGCGTTTGATCTTTTCAACTTGGTTCTGTCCTACAAGAGGCTGGAGATCTACCTGGAACCCCTAAAGGATGCAGGTGACGGTGTCCGATACTTGCTCAG GTGGCAGACACCTTTGTGTTCCTTGCTGACCTGCCTGGGCCTCAACATCTTGTTCCTCACTTTGAATGAAG GTGCGTGGTACTCGGTGGGTGCCCTGATGATTTCAGTGCCCGCCCTTCTGGGCTACCTTCAGGAGGTCTGCCGGGCACGGCTGCCTGAGTCTGAGTTGATGCGGAGGAAGTATCACAGCGTGAGGCAGGAGGACCTCCAGAGAGTTCGCCTGTCTCGCCCCGAGGCTGTGGCTGAGGTGAAGAGCTT CCTGATCCAGCTGGAGGCCTTCCTGAGCCGCCTGTGCCGTACCTGCGAAGCTGCCTACCGCGTGCTGCACTGGGAGAACCCTGCCGCGTCCTCGCA GTTCTATGGGGCTCTTCTGGGCACAGTGTGCATGCTGTACCTGCTGCCCCTGTGCTGGGTCCTTGCCCTTTTAAACAGCACGCTCTTTCTGGGGAATGTGGAGTTCTTCCGAG TGGTATCTGAGTACAGGGCATGTCTGCAGCGGCGGATGAACCCCAAGCAGGAAGACGGTGTCTTTGAGAGCCTCCCGCTGCCAGATGCTGGGGGAAAGTGCGCCCTGCCGGACTGCACGCCTGCGCCCACACCCACGGAG GACCTCACGCCCGGAAGTGTGGAGGAGGCCGAGGAGGCTGAGCCTGATGAGGAGTTTAAAGATGCGATTGAG GAGGATGACGAGGGTGCCCCGTGCCCAGCAGAGGATGAGCTGGTTCTGCAGGACAACGGGTTCCTGAGCAAGAACGAGGTGCTGCGCAGCAAGGTGTCCCGGCTCACGGAGCGGCTCCGCAAACGCTACCCTACTAACAACTTTG GGAACTGTACGGGCTGCTCGGCCACCTTCTCAGTGCTGAAGAAGAGG CGAAGCTGCAGTAACTGTGGAAACAGCTTCTGCTCCCGGTGCTGCTCCTTCAAGGTGCCTAAGTCCTCCATGGGGGCCACAG CCCCCGAAGCCCAGAGAGAgactgtgtttgtgtgtgcctCGTGTAACCAGACCTTGAGCAAGTGA
- the SFRP5 gene encoding secreted frizzled-related protein 5 produces the protein MRAAAGGARAAALALLLGALHGAPARGEEYYYGWQAEPLHGRSYSKPPQCLDIPADLPLCHTVGYKRMRLPNLLEHESLAEVKQQASSWLPLLAKRCHSDTQVFLCSLFAPVCLDRPIYPCRSLCEAVRAGCAPLMEAYGFPWPEMLHCHKFPLDNDLCIAVQFGHLPATAPPVTKICAQCEMEHSADGLMEQMCSSDFVVKMRIKEIKIENGDRKLIGAQKKKKLLKPGPLKRKDTKRLVLHMKNGASCPCPQLDSLAGSFLVMGRKVDGQLLLMAVYRWDKKNKEMKFAVKFMFSYPCSLYYPFFYGAAEPH, from the exons AtgcgggcggcggcggggggcgcGCGGGCGGCCGCGCTGGCGCTGCTGCTGGGGGCGCTTCACGGGGCGCCGGCGCGCGGCGAGGAGTACTACTACGGCTGGCAGGCCGAGCCGCTGCACGGGCGCTCGTACTCCAAGCCGCCGCAGTGCCTCGACATCCCCGCCGACCTGCCGCTCTGCCACACCGTGGGCTACAAGCGCATGCGGCTGCCCAACCTGCTGGAGCACGAGAGCCTGGCCGAGGTGAAGCAGCAGGCGAGCAGCTGGCTGCCGCTGCTGGCCAAGCGCTGCCACTCGGACACGCAGGTCTTCCTCTGCTCGCTCTTCGCGCCCGTCTGCCTCGACCGGCCCATCTACCCGTGCCGCTCGCTGTGCGAGGCCGTGCGCGCCGGCTGCGCGCCGCTCATGGAGGCCTACGGCTTCCCCTGGCCCGAGATGCTGCACTGCCACAAGTTCCCCCTGGACAACGACCTCTGCATCGCTGTGCAGTTCGGACACCTGCCTGCCACCGCGCCTCCAG TGACCAAGATCTGTGCCCAGTGTGAAATGGAGCACAGTGCCGATGGCCTCATGGAACAGATGTGTTCCAGCGACTTcg TGGTTAAGATGCGCATCAAGGAGATCAAGATAGAGAATGGGGACCGGAAGCTGATTggagcccagaaaaaaaagaagctgctCAAGCCAGGCCCACTGAAGCGCAAGGACACCAAGAGGCTGGTGCTGCACATGAAGAATGGTGCCAGCTGCCCCTGTCCACAGCTGGACAGCCTGGCCGGCAGCTTCCTGGTCATGGGCCGTAAGGTGGACGGACAGCTGCTGCTGATGGCCGTCTACCGCTGGGACAAGAAGAATAAGGAGATGAAATTCGCAGTCAAGTTCATGTTCTCCTACCCCTGCTCCCTCTACTACCCCTTCTTCTATGGGGCTGCTGAACCCCACTGA
- the ZFYVE27 gene encoding protrudin isoform X2 yields MQTSEREGSGPEVSPSAMPEAPLESPPAPTKSPAFDLFNLVLSYKRLEIYLEPLKDAGDGVRYLLRWQTPLCSLLTCLGLNILFLTLNEGAWYSVGALMISVPALLGYLQEVCRARLPESELMRRKYHSVRQEDLQRVRLSRPEAVAEVKSFLIQLEAFLSRLCRTCEAAYRVLHWENPAASSQFYGALLGTVCMLYLLPLCWVLALLNSTLFLGNVEFFRVVSEYRACLQRRMNPKQEDGVFESLPLPDAGGKCALPDCTPAPTPTEDLTPGSVEEAEEAEPDEEFKDAIEEDDEGAPCPAEDELVLQDNGFLSKNEVLRSKVSRLTERLRKRYPTNNFGNCTGCSATFSVLKKRRSCSNCGNSFCSRCCSFKVPKSSMGATVTYGYSRRFGDYNTEEEGRKK; encoded by the exons CCACCTGCCCCTACCAAGTCCCCGGCGTTTGATCTTTTCAACTTGGTTCTGTCCTACAAGAGGCTGGAGATCTACCTGGAACCCCTAAAGGATGCAGGTGACGGTGTCCGATACTTGCTCAG GTGGCAGACACCTTTGTGTTCCTTGCTGACCTGCCTGGGCCTCAACATCTTGTTCCTCACTTTGAATGAAG GTGCGTGGTACTCGGTGGGTGCCCTGATGATTTCAGTGCCCGCCCTTCTGGGCTACCTTCAGGAGGTCTGCCGGGCACGGCTGCCTGAGTCTGAGTTGATGCGGAGGAAGTATCACAGCGTGAGGCAGGAGGACCTCCAGAGAGTTCGCCTGTCTCGCCCCGAGGCTGTGGCTGAGGTGAAGAGCTT CCTGATCCAGCTGGAGGCCTTCCTGAGCCGCCTGTGCCGTACCTGCGAAGCTGCCTACCGCGTGCTGCACTGGGAGAACCCTGCCGCGTCCTCGCA GTTCTATGGGGCTCTTCTGGGCACAGTGTGCATGCTGTACCTGCTGCCCCTGTGCTGGGTCCTTGCCCTTTTAAACAGCACGCTCTTTCTGGGGAATGTGGAGTTCTTCCGAG TGGTATCTGAGTACAGGGCATGTCTGCAGCGGCGGATGAACCCCAAGCAGGAAGACGGTGTCTTTGAGAGCCTCCCGCTGCCAGATGCTGGGGGAAAGTGCGCCCTGCCGGACTGCACGCCTGCGCCCACACCCACGGAG GACCTCACGCCCGGAAGTGTGGAGGAGGCCGAGGAGGCTGAGCCTGATGAGGAGTTTAAAGATGCGATTGAG GAGGATGACGAGGGTGCCCCGTGCCCAGCAGAGGATGAGCTGGTTCTGCAGGACAACGGGTTCCTGAGCAAGAACGAGGTGCTGCGCAGCAAGGTGTCCCGGCTCACGGAGCGGCTCCGCAAACGCTACCCTACTAACAACTTTG GGAACTGTACGGGCTGCTCGGCCACCTTCTCAGTGCTGAAGAAGAGG CGAAGCTGCAGTAACTGTGGAAACAGCTTCTGCTCCCGGTGCTGCTCCTTCAAGGTGCCTAAGTCCTCCATGGGGGCCACAG TAACATATGGTTATTCTAGAAGATTTGGAGATTACAAtacagaagaagaaggaagaaaaaaataa